In Streptomyces sp. NBC_00448, the following are encoded in one genomic region:
- a CDS encoding AraC family transcriptional regulator ligand-binding domain-containing protein, which yields MPPAAPITDLPTSHPHPHPGVTPCPCPPVHQGPAHQKYDGRGGQGEGGGDNAQGPYGGTARTSVPASLAGAPLTDSVVVPRLIATATANDPREAEQLVRAAGLPHVLGQPETTRTPSTRTYRLWGAVLARTGRVDAGLLAAAGYRPGLLDVFDYLMTSAPTVGEGLARGAAHIHLISSNSLLTIDESDDEVTIGYAARHGDDELRWVVAEFALAVLARQLRHSTGRELSPVRVEFAHRAPLRQAPHQEAFGNARLEFGATADAITLHRQDLERRLDTADPALAAIMLRAAAEMPAPRIPRSVAVPGLREVIAEQLPNGRPSLAEAARRLAISTRTLQRRLGDSGTTWRAELDAVRREQSLRHGSAGSAQRAVRLGFAESRSLRRAMNRWDADNRGEGARTDGGADRSGDHDIGDHSTDGDGTGERSGTPQEAGTA from the coding sequence ATGCCGCCAGCAGCGCCCATAACCGACCTGCCCACCTCGCACCCGCACCCGCACCCCGGCGTGACCCCGTGCCCGTGCCCGCCCGTACACCAGGGGCCCGCGCACCAGAAGTACGACGGACGCGGCGGGCAGGGCGAAGGCGGTGGGGACAACGCGCAGGGCCCGTACGGCGGTACGGCTCGCACGTCCGTCCCCGCCTCGCTGGCGGGGGCCCCGCTCACCGACTCCGTCGTGGTGCCCCGCCTGATCGCGACCGCCACCGCGAACGACCCTCGCGAGGCGGAACAGTTGGTACGCGCCGCCGGGCTGCCGCACGTACTCGGCCAGCCGGAGACCACGCGCACCCCGTCCACGCGCACCTACCGGCTGTGGGGCGCGGTGCTGGCGCGCACCGGGCGGGTCGACGCCGGGCTGCTGGCCGCGGCCGGCTACCGGCCCGGCCTGCTCGACGTGTTCGACTACCTGATGACCTCCGCGCCGACCGTCGGCGAGGGCCTGGCCCGCGGCGCGGCCCACATCCATCTGATCAGCAGCAACTCCCTGCTGACCATCGACGAGTCCGACGACGAGGTGACCATCGGCTACGCCGCACGGCACGGCGACGACGAACTGCGCTGGGTGGTCGCGGAGTTCGCGCTCGCGGTGCTGGCCAGGCAACTGCGGCACTCGACCGGGCGGGAACTCTCCCCGGTCCGGGTGGAGTTCGCCCATCGGGCACCCCTCAGGCAAGCCCCGCACCAGGAGGCTTTCGGGAACGCCCGGTTGGAGTTCGGCGCGACGGCCGACGCGATCACACTGCACCGGCAGGACCTGGAACGGCGGTTGGACACCGCCGATCCCGCGCTGGCCGCGATCATGCTGCGCGCCGCGGCCGAGATGCCGGCACCGCGGATACCGCGATCGGTCGCCGTACCCGGACTGCGCGAGGTGATCGCCGAGCAACTGCCCAACGGGCGGCCCTCGTTGGCGGAGGCCGCGCGGCGCCTCGCGATCAGCACGCGTACCCTGCAACGCAGGCTCGGCGACTCCGGCACCACCTGGCGGGCCGAACTGGACGCGGTACGGCGCGAGCAGTCACTCCGGCACGGGAGCGCGGGCTCGGCGCAGCGCGCGGTGCGGCTGGGCTTCGCCGAGTCGCGCTCGCTCCGGCGCGCGATGAACCGCTGGGACGCCGACAACCGCGGCGAGGGCGCACGCACCGACGGCGGCGCCGACCGCAGCGGCGACCACGACATCGGCGACCACAGCACCGACGGCGACGGGACCGGTGAGCGGTCCGGCACACCACAGGAGGCGGGCACGGCGTGA
- a CDS encoding TetR family transcriptional regulator, protein MSHTSDAPGTGAARATRAEQAGVAAQPSAEGHQPGIRQAQKQQTRQALLDAGLRLLEHQNLSSLGLRELTREVGVSPAAFYRHFPDMAGLGVALVDEALGSLHDMVRAVLADGADGSVPDVLIERTVAITAAYVDEHRPHIRFIARERHGGVRTVREAIAAELGRFTDEVAAGLAAQPSSAGWSRAELHVLAGLYVDHMVMTAAELLEAPRDDTAVRRRIMHAARLRMRIISVGRRHWLDPEPG, encoded by the coding sequence ATGAGTCACACTTCCGACGCCCCCGGGACCGGGGCGGCCCGGGCAACTCGCGCGGAGCAGGCTGGCGTTGCCGCGCAGCCGTCCGCCGAGGGGCACCAACCGGGCATCCGCCAGGCCCAGAAGCAGCAGACCCGGCAGGCGCTGCTCGACGCGGGCCTGCGCCTGCTGGAGCACCAGAACCTCAGCAGCCTCGGACTGCGCGAGCTGACCCGGGAGGTGGGCGTCTCCCCCGCCGCGTTCTACCGCCACTTCCCCGACATGGCCGGCCTCGGGGTCGCCCTGGTCGACGAGGCGCTGGGCAGCCTGCACGACATGGTCCGCGCGGTGCTCGCCGACGGCGCCGACGGTTCGGTGCCCGACGTCCTGATCGAGCGCACCGTCGCGATCACCGCGGCCTACGTCGACGAGCACCGCCCGCACATCCGCTTCATCGCGCGCGAGCGGCACGGCGGCGTGCGGACCGTACGGGAGGCCATCGCGGCCGAACTCGGCCGGTTCACCGACGAGGTGGCCGCCGGCCTGGCCGCGCAGCCCTCGTCGGCCGGCTGGTCCCGCGCCGAACTGCACGTGCTCGCCGGGCTCTACGTCGACCACATGGTGATGACGGCCGCGGAACTCCTGGAGGCGCCGCGCGACGACACCGCCGTGCGGCGGCGGATCATGCACGCGGCCCGGCTGCGGATGCGGATCATCAGCGTGGGCCGGCGGCACTGGCTCGACCCGGAACCGGGCTGA
- a CDS encoding DUF4190 domain-containing protein, translating into MRTAPAASAVSRNVRDADGMAVASFLLGLPGLLVMNVVLGPAAAVLALVAFARGTRRRGRAALGLALGVADLAVMVAVTIANHGVIWSFT; encoded by the coding sequence ATCCGCACCGCCCCGGCGGCCTCCGCCGTCTCCCGCAACGTCCGTGACGCCGACGGGATGGCCGTCGCGTCCTTCCTGCTCGGCCTGCCCGGCCTGCTGGTGATGAACGTCGTGCTCGGCCCGGCCGCCGCCGTCCTCGCGCTCGTCGCGTTCGCCCGCGGCACCCGCCGCCGCGGCCGCGCGGCCCTCGGCCTGGCGCTCGGCGTGGCCGACTTGGCCGTCATGGTCGCGGTCACCATCGCCAACCACGGCGTGATCTGGTCCTTCACCTGA